A genomic window from Planktothrix sp. FACHB-1365 includes:
- a CDS encoding DUF2949 domain-containing protein, with amino-acid sequence MISPKQAQLIQFLRWELAIPASSIAMALRHPEQDSGQLPMILWQYGLITLEQLDRIFDWLERFGSIMETKPTMYPHPEHYESSGTETVNLSVSLVA; translated from the coding sequence ATGATTTCCCCTAAACAAGCACAACTGATTCAATTTTTACGGTGGGAGTTAGCGATCCCGGCGTCTTCAATTGCCATGGCACTCCGCCACCCAGAACAAGATTCAGGTCAGTTACCGATGATCCTGTGGCAGTATGGGTTAATTACACTCGAACAACTGGATCGAATTTTTGATTGGTTAGAGCGATTTGGCAGCATCATGGAAACAAAACCGACAATGTATCCCCATCCTGAACACTACGAATCTTCAGGAACGGAAACCGTCAATCTTTCAGTTTCTTTAGTGGCTTAA